A single region of the Moorena sp. SIOASIH genome encodes:
- a CDS encoding type I glyceraldehyde-3-phosphate dehydrogenase: MIRVAINGFGRIGRNFMRCWLTRENSQLDIVGINDTSDPKTNAHLLKYDSMLGKLDADISCDQNSITANGKTVKCVSDRNPLNLPWDSWGVDLVIEATGVFRDQDGAGKHIAAGAKKVLITAPGKGDVPTYVMGVNHEDYIHEGTDVISNASCTTNCLAPFAKVLHQQFGIIKGTMTTTHSYTGDQRLLDASHRDVRRARAAALNIVPTSTGAAKAVALVIPELKGKLNGIALRVPTPNVSIVDLVVQVEKSTIAEQVNQVLKEAAEGPLNGILAYGDEPLVSCDYRGHDASSIVDSSLTMVMGGDMVKVVAWYDNEWGYSQRVVDLAELVAQKWSN; the protein is encoded by the coding sequence GAGAATAGCCAGTTAGATATAGTGGGAATCAATGATACCTCTGATCCCAAGACAAATGCCCATCTGCTCAAATACGACTCAATGTTGGGCAAACTTGATGCAGATATCAGTTGTGATCAAAATTCAATAACAGCTAATGGAAAAACTGTCAAGTGTGTATCCGACCGGAACCCCTTGAACTTGCCCTGGGACTCTTGGGGTGTTGACCTAGTTATCGAAGCTACTGGTGTCTTCCGAGATCAGGATGGAGCTGGCAAGCATATAGCTGCTGGTGCTAAGAAAGTGCTAATCACTGCTCCTGGCAAAGGAGACGTCCCCACCTATGTCATGGGTGTTAATCACGAAGACTACATCCACGAAGGAACTGACGTGATTAGCAATGCTAGCTGTACTACTAACTGTCTAGCTCCCTTTGCCAAAGTACTGCATCAACAGTTTGGCATTATCAAAGGAACAATGACCACAACCCACAGCTACACTGGGGACCAGCGGCTTCTTGATGCGAGTCACCGGGATGTACGTCGGGCTCGGGCAGCAGCGCTCAACATTGTCCCTACCTCTACTGGTGCGGCCAAAGCGGTAGCCCTAGTGATTCCCGAACTGAAAGGGAAACTCAACGGTATTGCTCTGCGGGTGCCAACTCCCAATGTGTCTATCGTTGACTTGGTAGTTCAAGTCGAGAAAAGTACCATTGCTGAGCAGGTCAATCAAGTCCTCAAAGAAGCAGCTGAAGGCCCACTCAACGGAATTTTGGCTTACGGTGACGAACCTCTTGTTTCCTGTGATTACAGGGGTCATGATGCTTCGTCAATTGTGGATTCTAGCTTAACTATGGTCATGGGTGGCGATATGGTTAAGGTAGTTGCCTGGTATGACAATGAGTGGGGCTACTCTCAGCGGGTTGTAGATTTGGCTGAGTTAGTTGCCCAAAAATGGTCGAATTAG